From one Formosa sediminum genomic stretch:
- a CDS encoding DUF3592 domain-containing protein — protein MKNIKVLWIILLIITFILFYYLIPLEIYNKSPFIIAGIGGVIFTILLAQAIFNFKNWNDYVVKTKYSGIKKYKYTPLLILPGLVMYFVFFINFSYQKKGNIKESGHKVTGEIIDLTSFQRLKGGGSSSLTIKFSTKEGKELIVDQNVNDISNYYKGQNIELMYSKENPEMINIIPTVKIDYDEIKINEIISLLSVSDKNIHLKKINPEWKKTENNTWVKGQRDRIQITEKNEIACVISDDLIKTYRKELADLNFINMNIEDKGGRELFETSNHRVILNQKTQGIFVVTIVIVVEK, from the coding sequence ATGAAAAACATAAAAGTACTTTGGATAATATTATTAATAATAACTTTTATCCTATTTTATTACTTAATTCCTTTAGAAATTTATAACAAATCTCCATTTATAATCGCTGGTATAGGAGGAGTAATATTTACAATTTTACTAGCTCAAGCTATTTTTAATTTTAAAAACTGGAATGATTATGTTGTTAAAACAAAATACTCAGGAATAAAGAAATATAAATATACTCCACTACTTATATTACCGGGATTAGTAATGTATTTTGTTTTTTTCATCAACTTTTCATACCAAAAAAAAGGTAACATCAAAGAATCTGGACATAAAGTTACTGGTGAGATAATAGATTTAACTTCTTTTCAGAGATTAAAAGGTGGAGGAAGTAGCTCATTGACCATTAAATTTAGCACTAAAGAAGGAAAAGAACTTATTGTTGACCAAAACGTCAATGACATTTCAAATTATTATAAGGGACAAAACATTGAACTTATGTATTCAAAAGAAAACCCTGAAATGATTAATATTATCCCTACTGTAAAGATAGATTATGATGAGATTAAAATAAATGAAATAATCTCTTTATTGAGTGTAAGTGACAAAAACATTCATCTAAAGAAAATCAACCCTGAATGGAAAAAAACTGAAAATAATACCTGGGTAAAAGGACAAAGAGATAGAATTCAAATTACAGAAAAAAACGAAATTGCTTGTGTGATAAGTGATGATTTAATCAAAACTTATAGAAAAGAATTGGCTGATTTAAATTTCATAAATATGAACATTGAAGATAAGGGAGGTCGTGAACTTTTTGAAACCTCAAATCATAGAGTAATATTAAATCAAAAAACTCAAGGGATATTTGTAGTAACCATCGTAATAGTTGTTGAAAAATAA